The Haloplanus natans DSM 17983 DNA segment TGACTACGGACCGGTATGGAGCCGTCCACGGGTCGGTCTCGGTGGAGATTATCGACGCTCGAATCCGGCGTCGTCGGTCGAGGTTCGACCTGAAAGGGAGGGGTTATTTGGTGCGGAACGCCCGGTCGCCAGCGTCGCCGAGGCCGGGGACGATGAAGCCGTTCTCGTCGAGGTGGTCGTCGATAGCGACGGTGAGGAGGTCGGCCTCGGGGACGGCCTCGCCGACACGGAGGAGGCCGTCCGGGGCGCTCACCGCAGAGAGGACGAAGAGGTTCTCCGGATCGGCGTCTTCGAGAACGTAGCCGAGGACGGCCGACATCGTCGATCCGGTGGCGAGCATCGGGTCGGCGACGATGACGGTGTCGGTGTCCTTGATCTCGGGGAGTTTCACGTAGTCGACGGTGATGGGGAACTCGCCGTCCTCGTTCATCCCGGCCTCCTCGTCGCGGCCGGCGCTGATGACACCCTGTTTGGCGCGGGGGAAGGCCTTCAACAACCCCTCTACGAAGGGCGTCGCTGCACGGAGGACGTTGATGATCACCACGTCGTCTAAGCCTTTCACGCGCTCGCCGGTCGTCTCGGCCAACGGCGTCTCGATGGCGACGTACTCGGTGTCCATCGCGCCGTCGATGATCTCGTAGCCACAGATGCGCCCGAGTTTCACCAGGCCCTTCCGGAAGGCCACTTGCTCGGTCGTCACGTCCCGAATCTTCGAGAGCGTATCCTTGGCGAGGGCGTGAGTGACGAGATACGCCTCGTCGCGGTCCTCGATGGTCATACACCTACACCGCGAGTCGAGGCTAATAAAACGCGCTATCGTCGTGTCCGCTCGGCCGACCGGGACACATCCGCGTCACCGCGTCACGAGATACGTCACGCCCATCAACAGGAGCGCGAGCGACGCGACGTTCCAGATCGTAAATCCCACCAGATCGATAACGGAGAGTCCCCAGACGACGCCGACCGCGAACACCGAAGAGAGGAGGAGATTCATCACGAAGAGTACGCGCGGGTCGCCCTGCGAGGCCATACCTCGTGGTGGTCCGGGGGCGTACTTAATACTCCCCGGTCTCGGGGAGTTTATGTGCGGACCGGCCCCTCCGTATGGTATGAGCGAGGCCGAGTCCGAGGGCGCGACCGGACGGGAAATCTGGATCGAGAAGTACCGTCCGGAGACCCTGGAGGACGTGCACGGACAGGACGACATCGTCGACCGTCTGCGGAGCTACATCGATCAGGACGACCTGCCGCACCTTTTATTTTCAGGTCCTGCAGGCGTGGGTAAAACTACTTGTTCCACAGCTATTGCGCGTGAAATTTATGGCGACGACTGGCGGGGCAACTTCCTCGAACTCAACGCCTCCGACCAGCGGGGGATCGAC contains these protein-coding regions:
- the upp gene encoding uracil phosphoribosyltransferase, which translates into the protein MTIEDRDEAYLVTHALAKDTLSKIRDVTTEQVAFRKGLVKLGRICGYEIIDGAMDTEYVAIETPLAETTGERVKGLDDVVIINVLRAATPFVEGLLKAFPRAKQGVISAGRDEEAGMNEDGEFPITVDYVKLPEIKDTDTVIVADPMLATGSTMSAVLGYVLEDADPENLFVLSAVSAPDGLLRVGEAVPEADLLTVAIDDHLDENGFIVPGLGDAGDRAFRTK